The Mesotoga infera nucleotide sequence ATCAGGTACGGCAAGAACTTGCAGGAAAGAGCGTGCTGTGTCTGCACACCGGCCAAACGGTGAGTATCTACCACAAAGGAACTGAAGTGGCCAAAGCCCCGTATCTGCCGAACTCCAGGGGCATGCTCTACCTCAATGAAAAGGCGATTCTCTCATCCCAGACCCCTTTGAGCAGGCAGACACGAGAGTGGGCCGTAGAGGTAGCTCGCCGGCAAATAGATTATTACGAGAAGATCCTCGAGGGGGCAGGCTGATGGATCTGCAGAGAATACAAAAGCACATGGAGTACCTCAATATGCAGTACACCCCTGAGCTGCTCCCTGATTTAGTTGCTGAAGCGCAAAACAGCGAGGACTCATCGATAGACCTGTTGGAGAAGATCTTCTCTCTCGAGGTTCAGCAGCGAGAGAGCCGGCGTGTGGCCACTGCACTCCGCCTTTCGGAGCTCCCGAAGGGAATGAACCTGGACAACTTCGATTTTCTCTTTCAGCCATCGGTCGATCGGGCAAAGATCGATATGCTGAGCACCTGTGAGTTTATCAAACGCAAAGAGAACATTTTGTTCTTCGGCCCTCCGGGAGTGGGTAAAACCCACCTGGCTTCCGCTTTGGGAGTAAGGGCAATTGAATCGGGGTTTAGCGCCGTCTACTACACCGTTGAAGAGCTCCTACAGCTCCTGAAAAAGCGATCCGATATCCCGGTGACAAAACAGCGCCGTCAGGGCTATGTGAAAAACGCTCTCCTCATCCTCGACGAATTGGGTTACCAGATGATGGACCGAAATGAGACACACCTGTTCTTCCAGTTCATATCAGCACGCTATCTCAAAGGCAGCATAATCATCACCAGCAACCGTTCGGTCAGAGATTGGGCTTCGGTCTTCGCAAACGACGATCTTGCCGTCACCGCCATGCTCGACCGACTGCTACACAGGGCTCACATCTTCACCATAGACGGGAAGAGCTTTAGGCTCAAAGAATACACGACCATGTTACAGGAAGGGGGAAATTCAAATGGCTAAGGCAGAACAAAGGTGCGTAAAACTAGAAGCCTCTTGACAACCCTTCACAATGAACCGAATACCTGCTGATATTGATAGACCACGGGCTCCAAAGTGTGCCTTCAACTTTTCCCAGTCTGAGTCTGCCATCCTGATGTTTCTGATCTTAAGCCTTTCATCTTGAGATTTTGAGAGCAGGCCTGCTCTCTCCACCTGTGTTTCTATTGCCGAACTGCTTCGAGAAGGGACCGGCGCATTTGTGATGATCGATGTTCTCTATACCGTCGTCCTCCGACAGCTCAGGCTCGACATAAATCGCACCGGCGTCCCTGGCCAGAACGCTCAAATTGAGATTAATTCCGATCGCTGGTACTGGTTAGGCATTGAAGCTCCTCTCACGCAGATAATCGGATAATAATTTCACCGACCGTCCCGATTCGTGGTAGGCGCGGAAGACCTCCCTATTGGTGCGGGTTGAGGGGGCGGCCTTAATCTTCTCGGGCTCCATCTTTATGACCAAGCACGATCCTAAGTCACTATCTACCAAGACTTTTCACTCAGAGTAGCCAGAATCGATTTTTCAGTTCAGGCCGTCAATAGTTTCTTATCTCTCATTGCAGGTTTCTCTGCACTTTCATAGGCCGCAAGCCGGTTTTCCAGTAGCTTCATTTCGGCAAGCGACAGAAGAAACGAGAGAGTTGATTCGCCCCCCATATTACGATTCACCCTGTCTACCATCAGCCCATCAAAACAGCCCCCCGTTTTAGGATCATAGAGAGGAGTGGAAAGATCATTTCTACCGAGAAACCACTCAAAACTTCGGTGGGCGTTCTCCCGCCACCGATCATCCTCCGATGCAATATACGCGGCAATGGAAGCCGAGACCATAGCTGCAGCCTCCACTGGTTGCTGGTCATAATAAGCTGGAGTCCCGCCTCTATGAAAAAATCCACGATTCCCAATTGGCCTGAAATTGTTCTGTTCAGATCTCTGGATATCATCCAACCATCTTAAACTTTCGAGTCCGATATCCAGGGCTTCTTGCCGTTCGGTGAGTATTGAAAGAAGAATAGTGGCTTCCGATAACCTGGCGTTCTCGTAAGCCAATTTCTCTTCGAACCATTTCCAATCGGCTCTTGACTCGTTACGAAAGGCATCGACAAAACGATCCATGAGCTGATTTGCAGCAAGCCTGATTGTTCTATCTCCCTGAAATCGTTGCACATACTCGTAAATACCTCGAGCGGTAAATGCCCATGCTCGGATAAACGGATACTCGAGTACAACCGGTAAGACAGCATTAAAAATCTCCACAGCCCATGAAACAAGTTCCTCATCCTCCGATCGGCCGATTACTGTTCCCATGGCCCATACAGCCCGTCCCTGACAATCGGCGGAGATTTGTTCATCTATCCATTGACGATCATACGAGTAGAAGTTTCGAAATACCTTTGT carries:
- a CDS encoding AAA family ATPase, whose product is MDLQRIQKHMEYLNMQYTPELLPDLVAEAQNSEDSSIDLLEKIFSLEVQQRESRRVATALRLSELPKGMNLDNFDFLFQPSVDRAKIDMLSTCEFIKRKENILFFGPPGVGKTHLASALGVRAIESGFSAVYYTVEELLQLLKKRSDIPVTKQRRQGYVKNALLILDELGYQMMDRNETHLFFQFISARYLKGSIIITSNRSVRDWASVFANDDLAVTAMLDRLLHRAHIFTIDGKSFRLKEYTTMLQEGGNSNG